The following proteins come from a genomic window of Natrinema saccharevitans:
- a CDS encoding gamma-glutamylcyclotransferase family protein, which yields MTVFVYGTLTDPERVASVLETTPSEAVRLFVGPATLEGLHRVDGRYPTLVPGGSVGGRLLAVDDAALERLDRYEGVDNGLYVRVAVPIFDDDGDSPADSSETASLEPAPGAPADRSWVYVGDPARLAVDATWPGDGPFGDRVRRFVSRADVVIRNPE from the coding sequence GTGACGGTCTTCGTCTACGGGACGCTGACCGACCCCGAACGGGTGGCGTCGGTCCTCGAGACGACGCCGTCCGAGGCGGTTCGGCTGTTCGTCGGTCCCGCGACCCTCGAGGGTCTCCACCGGGTCGACGGCCGGTATCCGACGCTCGTTCCCGGTGGCAGCGTCGGCGGTCGGTTGCTCGCGGTCGACGACGCGGCCCTCGAGCGACTGGACCGATACGAGGGCGTCGACAACGGACTGTACGTTCGAGTTGCGGTCCCGATCTTCGACGATGATGGCGACTCGCCGGCCGACTCGAGCGAGACGGCGAGTTTGGAACCGGCTCCCGGCGCGCCCGCGGACCGGTCGTGGGTGTACGTCGGCGACCCGGCACGACTCGCAGTCGACGCGACTTGGCCGGGCGATGGCCCGTTCGGCGATCGGGTTCGCCGGTTCGTTTCGCGGGCCGATGTCGTGATACGGAACCCCGAATGA
- the ilvA gene encoding threonine ammonia-lyase, translating into MLELSDILEARERVRETSRHTPLEHSHTYSSMTGADVRLKLENFQRTGAFKIRGATNRIATLSEAQKDAGVVTASAGNHAQGVALAATRSGVDSKIVMPEHAPISKVKATKSYGAEVVLAGRDYNEAAERAHEIEREEGRTYVHAFDDEDVMAGQGTIGLEIIDDCPEVETVVVPIGGGGLISGIATAVKEQKPEARVIGVQAEGASSAAKSLEKGQRVALDGVDTIADGIATRSVGERTFPHIQEYVDEVVTVSDPEIAVALVYLLERSKTVVEGAGAVPLAAVLFEKFDYDEGEVIVPALCGGNIDLNTLTNVIVRGLVETGRYLKIRTVLKDRPGALEDLLDVFTAHRANIYAIHHDRTSREVEMSDTEVEIELEMRGPDHVDAFLSALRDAGYEVDVLA; encoded by the coding sequence ATGCTCGAACTCTCGGATATTCTCGAGGCACGCGAGCGAGTCCGGGAAACCTCCCGGCACACACCGCTCGAACACTCGCACACCTATTCGTCGATGACCGGAGCCGACGTCCGGCTGAAACTGGAGAACTTCCAGCGGACGGGCGCGTTCAAGATCCGCGGGGCGACCAACCGGATCGCGACCCTCTCCGAGGCCCAGAAGGACGCGGGCGTCGTCACCGCCAGCGCGGGCAATCACGCCCAGGGCGTCGCGCTGGCGGCCACTCGCTCGGGCGTCGACTCGAAGATCGTGATGCCCGAACACGCGCCGATCTCGAAGGTCAAAGCGACCAAGAGCTACGGCGCGGAGGTCGTCCTCGCGGGCCGGGACTACAACGAGGCCGCCGAGCGCGCCCACGAGATCGAACGCGAGGAGGGCCGCACCTACGTCCACGCCTTCGACGACGAGGACGTGATGGCCGGGCAGGGCACCATCGGCCTCGAGATCATCGACGACTGCCCCGAGGTCGAGACCGTCGTCGTTCCGATCGGCGGCGGCGGGCTCATCAGCGGGATCGCGACCGCCGTCAAGGAGCAAAAGCCCGAGGCCCGCGTGATCGGGGTCCAGGCCGAGGGGGCCTCCAGCGCCGCGAAGTCGCTCGAGAAGGGACAGCGGGTCGCGCTCGACGGCGTGGACACCATCGCCGACGGGATCGCGACCCGCAGCGTCGGCGAGCGGACCTTCCCCCACATTCAGGAGTACGTCGACGAGGTCGTCACCGTCTCCGACCCCGAGATCGCCGTCGCCCTGGTCTACCTGCTCGAGCGCTCGAAGACGGTGGTCGAGGGCGCGGGCGCGGTCCCCCTCGCCGCGGTCCTGTTCGAGAAGTTCGACTACGACGAGGGCGAGGTCATCGTCCCCGCGCTCTGTGGGGGCAACATCGACCTCAACACCCTGACCAACGTCATCGTCCGCGGCCTCGTCGAGACCGGCCGCTACCTGAAGATCCGGACCGTGCTGAAAGACCGCCCCGGCGCGCTCGAGGACCTCCTCGACGTCTTCACCGCCCACCGGGCGAACATCTACGCGATCCACCACGACCGGACCTCCCGCGAGGTCGAGATGAGCGACACCGAAGTCGAGATCGAACTCGAGATGCGCGGCCCCGACCACGTCGACGCGTTCCTGTCGGCGCTGCGGGACGCGGGCTACGAAGTCGACGTACTGGCCTGA
- a CDS encoding Rid family detoxifying hydrolase, whose product MKRIIETDDAPAAVGAYSQAAGNDSLLFTAGQIPMTADGELLDDEPIATQTEQVLYNLDAVLDEADASSADILKVTVFLEDIDDFDAMNEAYADYFDDEPPARSAVEVAALPKGVGIEIEAVADLE is encoded by the coding sequence ATGAAACGCATTATCGAGACCGACGACGCGCCCGCCGCGGTCGGTGCCTACAGTCAGGCCGCCGGGAACGACTCGCTGCTGTTCACCGCCGGGCAGATCCCCATGACGGCCGACGGCGAGTTGCTCGACGACGAACCGATCGCGACCCAGACCGAGCAGGTGCTGTACAACCTCGACGCCGTCCTCGACGAGGCCGACGCGTCGTCCGCGGACATCCTCAAGGTGACCGTCTTCCTCGAGGACATCGACGACTTCGACGCGATGAACGAGGCCTACGCCGACTACTTCGACGACGAACCGCCGGCCAGAAGCGCCGTCGAGGTCGCCGCCCTCCCGAAGGGCGTCGGGATCGAGATCGAAGCCGTCGCCGATCTCGAGTGA
- a CDS encoding SOS response-associated peptidase, producing MCGRYTLTVDGDDLEARFDARLSDSGFEPRYNMAPGQELPVITNEEPEAFRRLEWGLVPSWADDDSGGLINARAESVDEKPSFREAYERRRCLVPADGFYEWVETEDGEGIGDSRSSSDRGSDGGKRPYRVTFEDDRVFAMAGLWERWESETTQTGLDAFGGGVDAAGEDGPLETFTIVTTEPNDLVADLHHRMAVILDPDDERRWLSGEAGRELLAPRSADGMTAYPVSTAVNDPATDEPSLVEPVETV from the coding sequence ATGTGCGGTCGCTACACCCTCACCGTCGACGGGGACGATCTCGAGGCGCGGTTCGACGCCCGGCTGTCCGACTCGGGGTTCGAACCCCGGTACAACATGGCACCGGGCCAGGAACTGCCGGTGATCACGAACGAGGAGCCCGAGGCCTTTCGACGCCTCGAGTGGGGGCTGGTACCGTCGTGGGCGGACGACGACAGCGGCGGCCTGATCAACGCGCGGGCCGAGTCCGTCGACGAGAAACCGAGCTTTCGTGAGGCCTACGAGCGACGGCGGTGTCTCGTCCCCGCGGATGGATTCTACGAGTGGGTCGAGACCGAAGACGGTGAGGGAATCGGAGATTCGCGATCCTCGTCGGATCGGGGATCCGACGGTGGAAAACGCCCGTATCGGGTCACCTTCGAGGACGACCGGGTGTTCGCGATGGCGGGGCTGTGGGAGCGCTGGGAGTCGGAGACGACCCAGACGGGACTCGACGCCTTCGGCGGGGGAGTCGACGCGGCGGGCGAGGACGGTCCCCTCGAGACGTTTACGATCGTCACGACCGAGCCAAACGACCTCGTCGCGGACCTCCATCACCGAATGGCGGTGATCCTCGACCCCGACGACGAACGGCGGTGGCTGTCGGGCGAGGCCGGTCGGGAACTGCTCGCGCCCCGGTCGGCCGACGGGATGACGGCGTATCCTGTTTCGACGGCTGTCAACGACCCGGCGACGGACGAGCCGTCGCTGGTCGAACCGGTCGAGACGGTGTGA
- a CDS encoding gluconate 2-dehydrogenase subunit 3 family protein — translation MELTRRDAVAALSALGLGGTLAGCVAPPGSEPIDVEGLRETLVATAEVVYPSEVSGIEPFVAAFLEGRLGDRDHVAGLEGAVAELDENANVWFDAEFAALSAADREQVLRNVGADDAEENPSGTASERVRYYVVNDLLLALYASPTGGELVGLENPQGHPGGIGTYQRGPNA, via the coding sequence ATGGAACTGACGAGGCGAGACGCGGTCGCCGCGCTGTCGGCACTCGGCCTCGGGGGGACGCTGGCAGGCTGTGTCGCCCCGCCCGGCTCGGAGCCGATCGACGTCGAGGGGCTCCGCGAAACGCTGGTCGCGACCGCCGAGGTCGTCTACCCCAGCGAGGTGTCCGGGATCGAACCGTTCGTCGCGGCCTTCCTCGAGGGACGGCTCGGGGACCGGGACCACGTCGCGGGGCTCGAGGGAGCGGTCGCGGAACTGGACGAGAACGCGAACGTGTGGTTCGACGCGGAGTTCGCGGCGCTGTCGGCCGCCGACCGCGAGCAGGTCCTGCGGAACGTGGGGGCCGACGACGCCGAGGAGAACCCGTCGGGGACGGCGAGCGAACGGGTCCGGTACTACGTCGTCAACGACCTCCTGCTGGCGCTGTACGCCTCGCCGACCGGCGGCGAACTGGTCGGCCTCGAGAACCCGCAGGGCCACCCGGGCGGGATCGGGACCTATCAGCGGGGGCCGAACGCGTGA